One Methanolobus sp. WCC4 DNA segment encodes these proteins:
- a CDS encoding ATP-binding protein, with translation MLITISSLLISSAYGDSHSQVIKVGVYQNEPLISLNEDGTAEGLYIEILQNIASREGWELEFVPGTMDQSLKRLENGSIDILPAVPFVPEMDEKFILTTEAAFTDWGVVYTYKGSGISSMSDLGGKRIAYHDDIFFENFDSSPGSSNINYTFLEARDYQEVFELVQNREADAGIIARSYGEMHEDQYDVKRISFVISPTDMVFALPENADTDLSLLIDENIRNMSSEPEEPELTTWESPGWLKFSVGIGGGLLLLFVILSLTLRNKVDEKTYELNSKNRELEVEIRERKIAEEKLKQYSLDLKHSNELKDLFTDILRHDLINPATVIKGYVEYLMEVEGEGQKKEALKAIERNNTKLISLIENAANLARFENMDELEFETMDLTSILEEVIDNLEQKLDEKQIRVEFHPEEQYPADVNATIEDVFLNLIGNSIKYSPAGTTIIIDVDDLEDAWEVSITDQGEGIPDKDKPFIFDRFKRVHKVNVKGSGLGLAIVKRIMELHEGNVEVRDGPDGKGTSFKVTLQKAKVIE, from the coding sequence TTGCTAATAACAATAAGCTCTCTGCTCATCTCAAGTGCATATGGAGATAGCCATTCACAGGTGATCAAGGTAGGAGTTTACCAGAACGAGCCGCTCATTTCATTGAATGAGGACGGAACAGCCGAAGGCCTGTACATAGAGATACTGCAGAACATCGCTTCCAGAGAAGGATGGGAACTGGAATTCGTACCCGGAACAATGGACCAGTCACTTAAAAGACTTGAGAACGGCAGTATAGATATCCTGCCTGCAGTACCATTTGTGCCGGAGATGGATGAGAAATTCATCCTCACAACAGAAGCTGCATTCACAGATTGGGGTGTCGTCTACACATACAAGGGTTCAGGCATAAGTTCAATGAGCGACCTTGGTGGAAAAAGGATAGCTTACCACGATGACATCTTTTTTGAGAATTTCGATTCAAGTCCCGGAAGTTCTAACATCAACTATACCTTCCTTGAGGCCAGGGACTATCAGGAAGTCTTTGAACTGGTACAGAACAGGGAAGCCGATGCAGGTATAATTGCAAGGTCCTATGGAGAGATGCATGAAGACCAGTATGATGTTAAAAGGATATCCTTTGTGATATCCCCTACTGACATGGTATTCGCACTGCCTGAGAACGCAGATACCGATCTGTCCTTGCTCATTGATGAGAATATCCGTAATATGTCGTCGGAGCCGGAAGAACCGGAACTTACCACATGGGAAAGTCCGGGCTGGCTGAAATTCTCAGTAGGTATTGGCGGTGGTCTTTTGCTACTGTTCGTCATACTGAGTCTGACCCTCCGTAACAAGGTCGATGAAAAGACCTACGAGCTCAACTCAAAGAACAGGGAGCTGGAAGTTGAGATCAGGGAAAGGAAGATCGCAGAGGAGAAACTGAAACAGTATTCACTTGATCTGAAACATTCCAACGAACTCAAGGACCTCTTCACAGACATACTTCGCCACGACCTTATCAATCCTGCAACCGTCATCAAGGGATATGTAGAGTATCTTATGGAAGTGGAGGGAGAGGGACAAAAGAAGGAAGCCCTCAAGGCAATTGAAAGGAATAATACCAAACTCATCAGCCTTATAGAGAATGCAGCAAACCTTGCCAGATTCGAGAACATGGATGAACTTGAATTTGAGACAATGGACCTTACATCGATACTGGAAGAAGTTATCGACAACCTGGAACAAAAACTGGATGAGAAACAGATCAGGGTGGAATTCCATCCTGAAGAACAATATCCTGCTGATGTGAATGCAACTATAGAGGATGTCTTTTTAAATCTCATTGGCAACTCAATAAAATACAGCCCTGCCGGAACAACTATCATAATAGACGTCGACGACCTTGAGGATGCATGGGAAGTATCCATCACTGACCAGGGAGAGGGAATCCCTGATAAGGATAAACCATTCATCTTTGACAGGTTCAAGAGAGTGCATAAGGTAAATGTAAAAGGGTCGGGACTCGGACTTGCCATTGTAAAGCGTATTATGGAGCTTCATGAAGGAAATGTTGAAGTAAGGGACGGACCTGACGGGAAAGGAACAAGCTTCAAGGTCACCCTTCAAAAGGCAAAGGTAATTGAATGA
- the leuS gene encoding leucine--tRNA ligase — protein MEQDYDAQTIENKWQSRWNESRIFEPEPDEREKYFITIPYPYLNGNLHAGHTRTFTIGDVIARHKRMLGYNVLYPMGFHVTGTPIVGLAELIANQDPQTMDVYSRLHGIPDDILVTLDEPEKIVDYFSVEAEKAMRSIGYSIDWRRKFTTTDDTYKKFIEWQFNLLHDKGLIVKGAHPVKWCPNDNNPVEDHDILHGEEATIVDFTLIKFQYDGMILPCATLRPETIFGVTNLWVNPEIEHAKIKVSKDGREEIWLVSQEAYYKLTFTDRTVEFIENVPGKDLVGIKVKNPLSGNEVITLPASFVKPGNGSGIVMSVPAHAPYDYLALKDLYDSDLSEYGITENLRDIELISLIKAKEFGEYPAVEAVEQLGVKDQKDPKAEEATKMVYRREFHGGVLKENTGKYAGVAVSKIKDILTRDLLEEGIGEVFYEFSEPVVCRCGTKCVVNMVKGQWFLNYSNPEWKDKVYRCIENMEIIPEEIRVEFNNKVDWLKDKACARKKGLGTLLPFDTNWLIESLGDSTIYMSYYITNKFFAHEDISVDQLKPSLFDYVLLGKGSVQQTAIDTGIPETLIADIKSDFDYWYPVDLRSSGKDLVPNHLLFFLFHHVAIFEEDKWPRALAVNGFVSLEGQKMSKSKGPILTLKEAVDTYGADVSRMYILSSAEQTQDADWKNIGVESARKQVERFYKLAKEIIDSGATSGIDGNLNLIDRWMLSRLQQCIRETNNDMTSIRTRSALQNAFFLLYNDVKWYQRRGGSAVLYDVLDTWVRLMAPFTPHICEEIWTEMGHGDGDFVSNAAYPIFCPGHIDNDAELAEELMCSTLSDIEEIIKVTKITPKMVALYTAPQWKINAFKMALEMKNNDELNPGKLIKTLMSDPENRKFGKEIPKYVQKLVPDISSMKTERFEMMLGMTLDEMNILKENIGCLTNELGCPIQVYSADEPEYDPEKKSRFAAPLRPAIYLE, from the coding sequence ATGGAACAGGATTACGATGCACAGACAATAGAGAACAAATGGCAAAGCCGTTGGAATGAGAGCAGGATATTCGAGCCTGAGCCTGATGAAAGGGAAAAATACTTCATAACCATCCCATACCCATACCTGAACGGCAATTTACATGCCGGGCACACCAGGACCTTTACAATAGGGGATGTCATTGCCAGGCACAAGAGAATGCTTGGATACAACGTACTCTACCCTATGGGTTTCCATGTTACAGGAACACCTATCGTAGGACTTGCAGAGCTTATTGCAAACCAGGACCCCCAGACAATGGATGTATACTCCCGTCTGCATGGGATACCTGATGATATCCTTGTTACACTCGATGAACCTGAGAAGATAGTTGACTACTTCAGTGTGGAAGCCGAGAAAGCCATGCGCTCCATAGGATATTCCATTGATTGGAGGCGCAAGTTCACAACGACCGATGACACATATAAGAAGTTCATCGAATGGCAGTTCAACCTTCTCCATGACAAAGGGCTCATCGTGAAAGGCGCACACCCCGTCAAATGGTGCCCAAACGACAACAATCCTGTGGAAGACCACGATATCCTCCACGGAGAGGAAGCAACCATTGTTGATTTCACTTTAATCAAGTTCCAGTATGATGGAATGATACTTCCATGTGCCACTCTCAGACCTGAGACCATCTTCGGTGTCACCAACCTCTGGGTCAACCCTGAGATCGAACACGCAAAGATAAAGGTCAGCAAGGACGGACGTGAGGAAATTTGGCTGGTAAGCCAGGAAGCATACTACAAACTCACTTTCACTGACAGGACCGTTGAGTTCATTGAGAATGTCCCCGGAAAGGACCTTGTGGGTATCAAGGTAAAGAACCCGCTCTCAGGGAACGAGGTTATCACACTGCCTGCGTCCTTTGTAAAACCAGGGAACGGCAGTGGTATCGTCATGAGTGTACCGGCCCATGCACCTTATGACTATCTGGCACTCAAGGACCTCTATGATAGTGACCTGTCAGAATACGGCATCACTGAGAACCTCAGGGATATCGAGCTTATCTCACTCATAAAGGCTAAGGAATTCGGAGAATATCCGGCAGTAGAAGCTGTGGAACAGCTTGGAGTGAAGGACCAGAAAGACCCTAAGGCCGAAGAGGCCACAAAGATGGTATATCGCCGTGAGTTCCATGGTGGTGTCCTGAAGGAGAACACAGGAAAGTATGCAGGTGTCGCGGTCTCAAAGATCAAGGATATTCTCACCCGTGACCTCCTTGAAGAAGGCATCGGAGAGGTATTCTATGAGTTCAGTGAACCTGTTGTATGTCGCTGCGGAACCAAATGTGTAGTTAACATGGTCAAAGGACAGTGGTTCCTCAACTATTCAAACCCTGAATGGAAGGACAAGGTCTACAGATGCATAGAGAATATGGAGATCATCCCTGAAGAGATCAGGGTCGAGTTCAACAACAAGGTAGACTGGCTGAAAGATAAGGCATGTGCAAGGAAAAAAGGACTTGGTACACTGCTGCCTTTCGACACCAACTGGCTTATCGAATCACTTGGTGATTCCACCATCTACATGTCATATTATATCACTAACAAGTTCTTTGCCCATGAGGATATCAGTGTAGACCAGCTGAAACCCTCACTATTCGATTATGTGCTCCTTGGAAAAGGTTCCGTTCAGCAGACAGCTATCGATACAGGGATCCCGGAGACACTTATCGCGGACATCAAGTCTGATTTCGACTACTGGTACCCTGTTGACCTGAGGTCATCAGGAAAGGATCTTGTGCCGAATCACCTGTTGTTCTTCCTGTTCCACCACGTTGCCATATTCGAAGAGGACAAATGGCCACGTGCCCTTGCAGTGAATGGATTCGTTTCACTTGAAGGACAGAAGATGAGCAAGTCCAAGGGACCCATACTCACTCTAAAGGAAGCAGTGGACACATATGGTGCCGATGTTTCACGTATGTACATCCTTTCCAGTGCAGAACAGACGCAGGATGCAGACTGGAAGAACATTGGTGTTGAAAGTGCAAGAAAACAGGTGGAAAGATTCTACAAGCTTGCAAAGGAGATTATCGATTCCGGCGCTACATCAGGTATTGACGGGAATCTTAACCTTATTGACCGCTGGATGCTCAGCAGACTCCAGCAGTGCATCAGGGAAACGAACAACGATATGACATCCATCAGGACAAGGAGTGCACTCCAGAACGCGTTCTTCCTGCTCTACAATGATGTGAAATGGTACCAGAGAAGAGGCGGAAGTGCGGTCCTCTACGACGTGCTTGACACATGGGTACGCCTGATGGCACCGTTCACCCCGCACATCTGTGAAGAGATTTGGACCGAGATGGGACATGGAGACGGAGACTTCGTATCCAATGCAGCATATCCGATATTCTGCCCAGGCCACATCGATAATGATGCAGAACTGGCAGAAGAGTTGATGTGCAGCACACTCTCTGACATAGAGGAGATCATCAAGGTCACAAAGATAACTCCGAAGATGGTAGCTCTTTACACAGCACCGCAGTGGAAGATCAATGCTTTTAAGATGGCACTTGAGATGAAAAACAACGATGAGCTCAATCCCGGCAAGCTGATCAAGACACTGATGTCAGACCCTGAGAACCGTAAATTCGGCAAGGAGATACCAAAGTATGTCCAGAAGCTTGTGCCTGATATCTCAAGCATGAAGACAGAAAGGTTCGAGATGATGCTTGGAATGACCCTTGATGAGATGAACATTCTCAAGGAGAACATAGGATGCCTTACTAATGAGTTAGGCTGTCCGATACAGGTATACAGTGCAGATGAACCGGAATACGACCCTGAGAAGAAATCAAGGTTCGCTGCTCCACTCAGGCCTGCCATATATCTCGAATAA
- the glpX gene encoding class II fructose-bisphosphatase — MPHPKTAEDMIKCAGPIECALLPRLLQVTEAAAIAASHQMGRGDKNYSDQVSVEAMRRTLNDLDMKGIIKIGEGERDEAPMLFIGEEVGTGKGDLEVDIAVDPLEGTNLAANGTPGAISVMAMAERDGLFHGPDIYMDKIVVGPEVVKYEKEHPGEKIDLDAPVIQNLEIVAKALNRSVDELVVVILERKRHEEKIKEIRSTGARVNVISDGDLMPGVATAIRGSGIHMVLGAGGSGEAVLTAAAIKILGGKILARLVLPTVANGGTPEEIAEEKAEKMPRLEKMGITEDNINDILDTERLAPGKDIIFSATGVTTGFLLKGVNLFGEGDARANSLTMGSSGVVKFTDTIYINDKENTPLRFV; from the coding sequence ATGCCTCATCCTAAAACAGCTGAAGATATGATCAAATGTGCCGGACCTATCGAATGTGCCCTTCTGCCAAGATTATTACAGGTTACAGAAGCAGCAGCCATTGCCGCTTCCCATCAGATGGGTCGTGGTGACAAGAACTATTCTGACCAGGTTTCTGTGGAGGCCATGCGCAGGACACTGAACGATCTTGATATGAAAGGTATCATAAAGATCGGTGAGGGAGAGCGTGATGAAGCTCCAATGCTTTTCATAGGTGAGGAAGTAGGTACAGGAAAAGGCGATCTTGAGGTCGATATCGCTGTGGACCCGCTTGAAGGTACCAATCTGGCAGCCAACGGAACACCAGGTGCCATTTCCGTGATGGCCATGGCAGAAAGGGACGGTTTGTTCCATGGTCCCGACATATACATGGACAAGATCGTTGTGGGTCCTGAGGTAGTGAAGTATGAAAAGGAACATCCAGGTGAGAAGATAGACCTTGATGCCCCAGTCATTCAGAATCTTGAGATAGTTGCAAAAGCTCTCAACAGGTCCGTTGATGAGCTGGTGGTTGTCATCCTTGAAAGGAAAAGACACGAGGAAAAGATAAAGGAGATAAGGTCAACCGGTGCCAGGGTCAATGTGATCAGTGATGGTGACCTTATGCCGGGAGTTGCAACAGCTATACGTGGTTCCGGTATCCACATGGTACTTGGTGCAGGTGGATCAGGTGAGGCAGTGCTTACTGCAGCAGCTATCAAGATACTTGGAGGTAAGATCCTTGCGAGACTCGTTCTGCCTACTGTTGCAAATGGCGGTACTCCTGAGGAGATCGCTGAGGAGAAGGCAGAGAAGATGCCAAGACTTGAGAAGATGGGTATCACTGAGGATAACATCAATGATATACTTGACACTGAAAGACTGGCTCCCGGAAAGGACATCATCTTCTCCGCAACAGGTGTTACCACTGGTTTCCTTTTGAAGGGTGTGAATCTTTTCGGTGAAGGTGATGCCAGGGCTAACAGTCTTACCATGGGAAGTTCAGGTGTTGTCAAGTTCACAGATACCATCTATATCAACGACAAGGAAAATACTCCCCTGAGATTCGTCTGA
- a CDS encoding SAM-dependent methyltransferase encodes MSEKSKNSNNSDNITMYPIGYVQNDVVERASARNMKDRESRIVLKEEYAEGLYRLDGLERIQVLFHFHLSKGFDMIQTRRYDGENVGVFASRSPDRPNGIGVTIVDLVKVEGNVIYVTGLDAVNNTPVLDIKPQLD; translated from the coding sequence ATGTCTGAAAAGTCTAAAAACTCTAATAATAGTGACAATATCACTATGTATCCGATCGGCTATGTGCAGAACGATGTAGTTGAGCGTGCTTCTGCAAGGAATATGAAGGACAGGGAATCCCGTATCGTCCTGAAAGAAGAATATGCAGAAGGACTATATCGTCTGGATGGACTCGAAAGGATACAGGTGTTGTTCCACTTCCATCTCTCAAAGGGATTCGATATGATACAGACGCGCCGCTACGATGGTGAGAATGTCGGTGTGTTCGCATCAAGGAGTCCTGACAGGCCCAATGGTATTGGAGTCACCATTGTGGATCTTGTAAAGGTGGAAGGTAATGTAATTTATGTTACAGGTCTTGATGCCGTCAATAATACTCCGGTGCTTGATATAAAGCCGCAACTGGACTGA
- a CDS encoding tRNA (N(6)-L-threonylcarbamoyladenosine(37)-C(2))-methylthiotransferase — protein MKVHISTYGCSASQASAEIMKASVRDSGHELVPEKDADVVVINTCTVKYTTEQKILHKIRSLGEKGIQVIVSGCMPEVQLEDIMHQNPNAHILGVNSISRLGEMLDSLSSAEGSVKVFLPEPEGFQMVPRIRYNSNIHICQLSQGCNYACAYCIVTVARGSLLSFEPGEIVEDVRRAVEDGCREIWLTSQDNGQYGTDKDVLLSELLRMICQIPGQFKIRVGMMNPFSVMPILDDLLDAFEDGKIYRFLHLPIQTASDNVLENMNRYHSISEANTIVERFRERFPDMTLFTDLIVGYPGETDEDAKKTIEWVKEYRPEKVNISRFTPRPHTKAWDMRKIDSRIIVNRSNELHEVCESVKLGSRESMVGREVDVFLSKPAKQKGMMARTDSYKPVVIPECDLEPGITCRVHIYDATPGYFLGKIVEP, from the coding sequence ATGAAAGTACATATATCAACTTACGGCTGCTCTGCAAGTCAGGCATCAGCCGAGATAATGAAGGCAAGTGTCAGGGACAGCGGGCATGAGCTTGTCCCTGAGAAAGATGCCGATGTAGTTGTGATCAATACCTGTACTGTGAAGTATACAACCGAGCAGAAGATCCTTCATAAGATAAGATCTCTTGGCGAGAAGGGCATTCAGGTAATTGTCTCTGGTTGCATGCCTGAGGTGCAGCTTGAGGACATAATGCACCAGAACCCCAATGCTCACATACTTGGTGTGAATTCGATATCAAGACTTGGAGAGATGCTTGATTCCCTGTCATCGGCAGAAGGGAGTGTTAAAGTGTTCCTGCCGGAACCGGAAGGCTTCCAGATGGTCCCAAGGATCCGTTACAATTCCAATATCCATATCTGCCAGTTGTCACAGGGCTGCAATTATGCCTGCGCATATTGTATAGTTACTGTTGCACGCGGAAGCCTGCTCTCTTTCGAGCCGGGTGAGATAGTTGAGGATGTCAGGAGGGCTGTTGAGGATGGATGTCGTGAGATCTGGCTCACTTCACAGGACAATGGGCAGTATGGGACAGATAAAGATGTTCTTCTGTCGGAATTACTCAGGATGATATGTCAGATCCCGGGTCAGTTCAAGATAAGGGTGGGAATGATGAATCCGTTCTCAGTGATGCCGATACTGGATGACCTGCTCGACGCCTTTGAGGATGGGAAGATATACAGGTTCCTGCATCTTCCAATACAGACTGCTTCCGATAATGTTCTGGAGAACATGAACAGGTACCATTCGATATCCGAGGCCAATACTATCGTTGAGAGGTTCAGGGAAAGGTTCCCTGACATGACTCTTTTTACGGACCTGATAGTTGGTTATCCCGGTGAAACGGATGAGGATGCGAAAAAGACCATTGAGTGGGTAAAGGAGTACAGGCCTGAGAAGGTGAATATCTCCCGCTTCACTCCAAGGCCTCATACAAAGGCATGGGATATGCGCAAGATCGATTCACGCATAATAGTGAACAGGTCCAATGAATTGCATGAGGTATGTGAATCTGTCAAGCTGGGATCAAGGGAGAGTATGGTCGGCAGGGAGGTTGATGTTTTCCTGTCAAAGCCTGCAAAACAGAAAGGTATGATGGCACGTACTGATTCCTACAAGCCTGTGGTGATACCGGAATGTGACCTTGAGCCAGGTATCACATGCAGGGTTCACATATATGATGCGACTCCGGGCTATTTCCTAGGAAAGATAGTGGAACCGTGA
- a CDS encoding nitrilase-related carbon-nitrogen hydrolase: MSSIDVACIQMDITDCNKQKNILKAIDMAREAVKTGVEIIVFPEVFSTGFCYRDMEGSSEYDDGETVKQMCAFSKEHECVLIFSIIEKERSENGVEYFNLGVCIEDGEVVGTYRKTHPFKREQQYFTPGNGIHPIRLKKRDLTIGLQICYEIRFPEVARKLVLEGSDILVTIAEFPSPRGNIWRSLAVARAIENQTPHVACNRVGEGPDSSFFGGSLVVDALGEIKAEASDEETVVSGRICLEDTRKVRGAIPVLDDRRPDLY; the protein is encoded by the coding sequence ATGAGTTCTATAGATGTAGCATGTATCCAGATGGATATTACTGATTGCAACAAGCAGAAAAACATCTTAAAGGCCATTGATATGGCTCGGGAAGCCGTGAAGACAGGTGTCGAGATCATTGTATTTCCTGAGGTTTTCTCAACAGGTTTCTGTTATAGGGATATGGAAGGTTCCAGCGAGTATGATGATGGCGAAACTGTAAAGCAGATGTGTGCCTTCTCAAAGGAACATGAATGCGTGCTCATCTTTTCCATAATTGAAAAAGAGCGGTCTGAAAATGGTGTGGAGTATTTCAATCTTGGTGTCTGTATCGAGGATGGGGAAGTGGTGGGTACATATCGTAAAACCCATCCTTTCAAGCGAGAGCAACAGTATTTCACACCTGGAAATGGCATCCATCCGATCAGGCTGAAAAAGAGGGATCTGACAATTGGTCTTCAGATCTGCTATGAGATACGTTTTCCAGAGGTTGCCCGTAAACTTGTCCTTGAAGGCTCGGATATCCTTGTTACGATAGCTGAATTCCCCTCGCCTCGCGGAAATATATGGAGGTCCCTTGCAGTTGCCCGCGCGATTGAGAATCAGACCCCGCATGTTGCATGCAATCGTGTGGGTGAAGGTCCGGATTCCTCTTTCTTTGGAGGTTCGCTGGTCGTTGATGCACTGGGTGAGATAAAAGCAGAAGCAAGTGATGAGGAAACTGTGGTTTCAGGCAGGATCTGTCTTGAAGATACCCGGAAGGTAAGGGGTGCGATCCCTGTGCTGGATGACAGACGGCCTGATCTCTACTAG
- the cgi121 gene encoding KEOPS complex subunit Cgi121, translating into MESMIIGGSLYVENVPDLLSRLRTISSTHNTTIQAMDANRIAGEEHVMFAIHKALRAIENNSNMAHDIGVEVMRYASGKRQIGEAFSMGIHEGEMNVVLVVLGGEDEVHASVQALTDIIHEAPVIEYSASKRDIILGQFSITEQEISAAGEDMIPSLVLERVALVDVLK; encoded by the coding sequence ATGGAATCTATGATCATAGGTGGCTCTCTATATGTTGAGAATGTACCTGACCTCCTGAGCAGGCTGAGGACTATCTCTTCAACTCATAATACTACCATACAGGCAATGGATGCCAATAGGATAGCCGGTGAGGAACATGTCATGTTTGCTATTCATAAGGCATTACGTGCAATAGAGAACAACTCTAACATGGCACATGATATTGGTGTTGAGGTAATGAGGTATGCTTCAGGAAAGAGGCAGATCGGGGAAGCATTCTCAATGGGGATCCATGAAGGTGAGATGAATGTGGTACTCGTTGTGCTTGGTGGAGAGGATGAAGTTCATGCTTCTGTTCAGGCTTTGACGGATATCATACATGAAGCACCTGTGATCGAATACTCTGCTTCTAAAAGGGATATCATTCTCGGGCAATTCTCCATAACCGAGCAGGAAATAAGTGCTGCTGGTGAAGACATGATCCCTTCACTTGTTCTGGAAAGGGTTGCTTTAGTCGATGTCCTGAAATAG
- a CDS encoding chloride channel protein — MGKEQANETPGNKFSQFLQTESLISNSLALIVGVLTGFAIVFYDWLLEISHGSFFGSLPDSPGILVIFLPAFGGLIVGIIAHTMIHTRRYDIEEVIEATALRGGNISPRNAFLEVLASVVSIGSGGSVGKEAPVVLAGSGIGSLLSRTLKIHGNRVKVLIGCGASGGIAAAYNAPLAGVVFAVEVILGELEASSFIPIVISAVFATMVSSMLFGVQTIEVASYHFVNPFYESFLYIFLGILSGVASAALLRSLFGAHRIFDSMTIHPAVKPAIGGLFVGFIGYFYPQVFGVGYDVITDALNSGLALKLMLTLIFLKIVAFSFTMGSGGSGGSIVPSLFVGAMLGGTYGSIVHGIFPAVTAESGAYALVGMGAVFAGTSRAPLASILILFELTRDYNMILPIMLACVISNVVSSSLNSESIFTEGLHRRGFTIRKGREVDIMESLLVRDAMKHNVQTVSENKNVGALVALMQSSRHAGFPVLDPNGRLCGIVTLKDVRDKVGHDELEKNINEIASKDVEVAYPDENLNTVLKRLAAKDIGRLPVVARSDSTKLLGIITRSDIVKLYDKKILDKVQRLQREQTKEQNELL, encoded by the coding sequence TTGGGCAAAGAACAAGCGAATGAAACTCCGGGTAATAAATTTTCACAGTTTTTACAGACAGAGTCACTCATATCAAATTCCCTGGCACTTATTGTAGGTGTTCTTACTGGTTTTGCTATTGTGTTCTATGACTGGCTACTTGAGATCAGCCATGGTTCATTTTTCGGTTCACTGCCTGACTCGCCTGGCATCCTTGTAATATTCCTTCCTGCCTTTGGAGGACTTATTGTAGGTATCATAGCCCATACAATGATACATACAAGACGCTATGATATTGAAGAGGTCATCGAAGCTACAGCACTTCGAGGTGGTAATATCTCACCACGGAATGCATTCCTTGAAGTGCTGGCATCCGTGGTATCCATTGGTTCCGGCGGTTCGGTAGGCAAAGAAGCACCAGTGGTCCTGGCAGGTTCCGGAATAGGTTCACTGCTCTCCAGAACGTTGAAGATACACGGAAATCGTGTTAAAGTGCTCATAGGATGCGGGGCTTCAGGAGGTATCGCTGCAGCCTACAATGCACCTCTTGCAGGTGTGGTGTTCGCTGTGGAAGTGATACTTGGCGAACTCGAGGCAAGTTCATTCATTCCGATAGTCATTTCTGCTGTTTTTGCAACAATGGTATCAAGCATGTTATTTGGTGTGCAGACCATCGAAGTTGCATCATACCATTTCGTCAATCCCTTTTACGAATCATTCCTGTATATTTTCCTTGGCATCCTCTCAGGTGTTGCATCCGCTGCACTATTGCGATCACTTTTCGGAGCACACAGGATATTCGACTCCATGACGATACACCCTGCAGTCAAACCTGCTATCGGTGGCCTGTTCGTTGGTTTCATCGGTTATTTCTACCCACAGGTGTTCGGAGTAGGATACGATGTTATCACAGATGCCCTCAATAGCGGACTTGCGTTAAAGCTGATGCTGACACTTATCTTCCTGAAGATAGTTGCGTTCTCATTTACAATGGGTTCCGGTGGTTCTGGAGGATCGATCGTACCCTCACTCTTTGTCGGCGCAATGCTTGGAGGAACATACGGCTCTATAGTCCATGGGATCTTCCCCGCGGTCACAGCAGAGTCCGGTGCATATGCACTGGTAGGCATGGGGGCAGTCTTTGCAGGAACTAGCAGGGCTCCCCTTGCATCCATACTGATCCTCTTCGAGCTTACAAGGGACTACAATATGATACTTCCAATAATGCTGGCATGTGTGATCAGCAATGTTGTGTCAAGTTCCCTGAACAGCGAATCCATTTTCACCGAAGGACTCCACCGCCGCGGCTTCACCATCAGGAAAGGAAGAGAGGTAGACATAATGGAATCACTCCTTGTAAGAGACGCCATGAAACACAACGTTCAGACAGTTTCCGAGAACAAGAACGTTGGAGCGCTTGTTGCTCTGATGCAATCCAGCAGACATGCGGGATTCCCCGTACTTGACCCGAACGGCAGGCTCTGCGGAATAGTAACCCTAAAGGATGTCAGGGACAAGGTCGGACATGATGAACTTGAGAAGAATATCAATGAGATCGCCAGCAAGGATGTAGAGGTCGCCTACCCCGACGAAAATCTCAACACAGTTCTGAAACGTCTTGCTGCAAAGGATATAGGAAGACTACCGGTAGTAGCCAGAAGTGACAGCACTAAACTGCTGGGCATAATAACCCGCAGTGATATAGTCAAACTATATGACAAGAAGATACTGGATAAGGTCCAGAGACTTCAGAGAGAACAGACAAAAGAACAGAACGAACTGCTCTGA
- a CDS encoding ArsR family transcriptional regulator, translated as MSKRTRIINDPSELVPLLQVFGSNRHKKVFDSLLNLWMTKEDLEDLLGTDVTKSINILKKSGLIESQWHMPEPGKTPEKEYRTSYSKVQTNFQCSFEDMSDIIMLTFMPYEEVKDAIEELERLVEQGNDSMSSLTRALNKSALYIRAVARRSDKLSVMGQRLKVLKEGETE; from the coding sequence ATGAGTAAACGAACAAGAATTATCAATGACCCCTCCGAACTCGTACCTCTGTTACAGGTTTTTGGATCAAACAGGCACAAAAAAGTATTCGATTCACTTCTGAACCTATGGATGACAAAGGAAGACCTTGAGGATCTTTTAGGTACTGATGTCACCAAAAGCATAAACATACTCAAGAAGAGCGGTTTGATCGAGAGCCAGTGGCATATGCCGGAACCTGGCAAGACACCTGAAAAAGAATACCGTACATCCTATTCTAAAGTCCAGACGAATTTCCAGTGCTCTTTTGAGGATATGAGTGACATTATCATGCTTACTTTCATGCCTTACGAAGAAGTGAAGGATGCCATAGAGGAACTTGAAAGACTGGTCGAGCAGGGTAATGATTCAATGAGCAGTCTGACAAGAGCATTGAACAAGAGCGCATTATACATTCGTGCAGTTGCCCGCAGGTCCGATAAACTTTCGGTCATGGGACAGAGACTTAAAGTACTCAAGGAAGGCGAAACAGAATGA